CAGGAACACCGCGAACAGCACCCGGCCGAACACCTTGCCGACGAGCACCGCGAGCGTGCGCTTGCCGGCCGCGCGGTCGGGGCCGACGTCGCGCAGGTTGTTCGCCATGAGCACCGCGCACGCGATCAGGCCGAGGCCCGCGCCGGTCACCCACGCCTCGAGGTTGACCGTGAGCGCCTGCACGTAGGCCGAGCCGGCCGTCGCCACGACGCCGAAGAAGACGAAGACGAACAACTCGCCGAGCCCGTAGTAGCCGTACGGGTGCTTCCCGCCGGTGTAGAACCACGCGGCGACGATCGCGACCGCGCCGACGGCGAGCAGCCACCACTGCTGCGTGAGCACGACGAGCACGAGGCCGGCGACGGCGGCGACGCCGAAGCTCGCGAGGGCGGCGATGAGCACCTGGCGGGGCTTCGCGAGACCCGATCCGGTGAGGCGCGCCGGCCCGACCCGGTGCGCGTCGGTGCCCCGCACGCCGTCGGAGTAGTCGTTGGCGTAGTTCACGCCGACCTGCAGCGCGAGCGCGACGATCAGCGCGAGCACGGCACGAATCGGATGCCACGGGCCGTCCGCGATCGCGACGATGCCGGCACCCGTGCCGGCCACGACCGGCGAGATCGCGAGCGGCAGGGTGCGCAGCCGCGCGCCGGCGACCCAGTCGCTGAACGTGGCCCGGCGCTGCGGGGGCGCGGGCCGGTTCGTGCTGCCCGACTTCGCGGGGTTGCCGGATCGACCGTAGGTCTTCGGGCGCTTGGACGGCTGGGGGGAATCGGGGGTCGGGCGTGCCACGCGACCATGCTAGTTCGCCGGGGGCGGCGAGCCCGTGGGCGGGCAGGGAGCCTCCGATGCGTCGGCCATGAGCGCGGCGAGCGCGCGCTTCGCGACTGCTGCGGGCTACGCCTCGGCGGCGAGTGCGGCGAGAGCTCGCCGGTCGGGCTTGCCGCTGTCGAGGAGCGGGAGTTCGTCGACCACGATGAGGCGCGCGGGACGGGCTGCGGCGCCGGCGACGGATGCCACATGGGCGGCGAGCCGCTCGAGCGCATCCGTGGCGCGGGCCGGGCCGGTCGCCGGGGCGACGACCGCGGGGGCCGCGCCCCACTCGGCGTGCGGCGCGGCGACGACGACGGCGTGCGCGAAGCCGTCGAGCGCGCGGACGGTGCGCTCGACCTCGCCGAGCGCGACCTTCACGCCGCCGGAGACGATCACGTCGTCGGCGCGACCGCGGATGCGGAGCGTGCCGTCGTCGGCGAGGTCGCCGAGGTCGCCCGTGCGGTACCAGCGCGTGCCATCGGCGTCGGTGGCGAAGGCGGCGTCGGTGCGGGCGGTGTCGACGGGGATGAGCAGCGGTTCGTCGCCCGGGCGGGTGGGGGCCTCCGGGAAGTCCAGGTAGCCCTCCGCGAGGCTCGGGGCGGCGAGCTCGACCT
This portion of the Agromyces rhizosphaerae genome encodes:
- a CDS encoding 1,4-dihydroxy-2-naphthoate polyprenyltransferase, whose amino-acid sequence is MARPTPDSPQPSKRPKTYGRSGNPAKSGSTNRPAPPQRRATFSDWVAGARLRTLPLAISPVVAGTGAGIVAIADGPWHPIRAVLALIVALALQVGVNYANDYSDGVRGTDAHRVGPARLTGSGLAKPRQVLIAALASFGVAAVAGLVLVVLTQQWWLLAVGAVAIVAAWFYTGGKHPYGYYGLGELFVFVFFGVVATAGSAYVQALTVNLEAWVTGAGLGLIACAVLMANNLRDVGPDRAAGKRTLAVLVGKVFGRVLFAVFLLVPFLAVAFLALFYPPAWLVFFALLAALPAVLIVSTARTSRELIIALQLASATSLLYGVGLGLAFAL